A single Methylomonas sp. AM2-LC DNA region contains:
- the dprA gene encoding DNA-processing protein DprA encodes MVHIINPNIKYWLAIVRTPGIGSNTLLRLLNHYELSEIFSAPQSNLSALGLSEKIIQAIHNPDWALIEQDLAWLNQNQNYALTLEDAAYPAQLKEISNPPPVLFVKGNPALLAQPQIAIVGSRNPSTIGTKIAIEFSQALAMTGLTITSGMALGIDAASHQGAINVNGQTIAVAGTGLDRVYPACHKHLATQIVEQGALVSEFPPGTSAKANHFPRRNRIISGLCMGLLVVEAAQESGSLITARLALEQNREVFAIPGSIHNPLARGCNALIRQGAKLVETVEDIFEELGQYNQLPIKNRVESIQTGLDLEQQNLLKLIDYNPTTVDTLVLESGWSVEIISSMLLVLELQGYIATASGGSYFRI; translated from the coding sequence TTGGTACACATTATCAATCCGAATATTAAATACTGGCTAGCAATCGTTAGAACCCCAGGTATCGGCAGTAATACTCTGCTACGATTGCTCAATCATTATGAACTCAGTGAAATTTTTTCTGCGCCGCAAAGCAATCTCAGTGCGCTGGGACTTAGCGAAAAAATTATTCAAGCCATACACAATCCAGACTGGGCGTTGATCGAACAAGATCTAGCTTGGTTGAATCAGAATCAAAATTACGCACTAACGCTTGAAGATGCTGCTTATCCAGCTCAATTAAAAGAAATAAGCAACCCACCGCCGGTATTATTTGTAAAAGGCAATCCGGCATTATTGGCACAACCACAGATTGCGATTGTTGGTAGCCGAAATCCATCGACAATCGGTACTAAAATTGCCATTGAATTTTCTCAAGCCTTGGCAATGACAGGTTTAACCATTACCAGTGGTATGGCGCTAGGTATTGATGCTGCCAGCCACCAGGGTGCCATTAATGTTAACGGTCAAACCATTGCTGTAGCCGGCACCGGATTGGATCGAGTCTATCCTGCCTGTCACAAACACTTAGCCACACAAATTGTCGAACAGGGAGCATTGGTTTCAGAGTTTCCTCCTGGTACTTCGGCTAAAGCCAATCATTTTCCAAGACGGAATCGAATCATTAGCGGCTTATGCATGGGGTTACTCGTTGTCGAAGCGGCTCAAGAAAGTGGCTCTTTAATTACTGCGCGCTTAGCACTGGAACAAAATCGTGAAGTTTTTGCAATTCCAGGCTCTATTCACAATCCTTTAGCGCGAGGATGCAATGCATTAATTAGACAAGGAGCTAAATTAGTTGAAACTGTCGAAGATATTTTTGAAGAATTAGGGCAATACAATCAACTGCCTATAAAAAACAGAGTAGAAAGCATACAAACAGGACTTGACCTGGAGCAGCAAAATCTATTGAAATTGATCGACTACAACCCGACAACGGTTGATACTCTGGTATTAGAAAGCGGCTGGTCAGTGGAAATAATTTCCTCAATGTTGCTAGTTTTGGAACTACAGGGTTATATTGCTACCGCCTCCGGTGGTAGCTATTTCAGAATCTAA
- a CDS encoding LysM peptidoglycan-binding domain-containing protein, translating into MVLRTIFGILLGFFFSTSLLAEELKINPNHPDQYTVVKGDTLWDISGKFLQHPWQWPKLWHNNPQIKDPHWIYPGDTLYFSYVNGEPRLSFSRYSGSGEEKMEPRIRESGIDSAIPMIPSDAIAQFLSSPKIVGKDELNNSPYIVDIGGNERLVGGAGDRLYARSIVTPTTLSYGIYRQGDPYISPQTNEILGYEALFIGDATLVASGDPATLIANKSNSQIRQGDRLMPSEENSVALNYFPKAPESQISAYIIRVMGGITQIGQHDIVVIDKGIADGLQAGHTLNIFRAGRVINDTLHSIEEPEAVKLPDEYSGVIMIFRPFERVSYALVMDALGPIHILDRVQTP; encoded by the coding sequence ATGGTTTTGCGTACAATATTCGGCATACTGCTGGGCTTTTTTTTTAGTACCAGTCTTTTGGCTGAAGAACTAAAAATAAATCCTAACCACCCAGACCAATACACAGTGGTAAAAGGAGATACGTTATGGGATATCTCTGGCAAGTTTCTACAACATCCATGGCAATGGCCCAAGCTCTGGCATAATAATCCACAAATTAAAGACCCTCACTGGATATATCCTGGCGATACCCTTTATTTTTCATATGTCAACGGTGAACCCCGTCTGAGCTTTTCACGCTATTCTGGTTCTGGTGAGGAAAAAATGGAGCCGAGAATACGCGAATCAGGTATCGATTCTGCGATACCGATGATACCCAGCGATGCAATAGCACAATTTTTAAGTTCACCTAAAATTGTAGGCAAAGACGAATTGAATAATTCCCCATACATAGTCGATATTGGTGGAAATGAACGTCTGGTTGGTGGAGCGGGTGACCGGCTCTATGCTCGATCAATAGTAACACCAACTACCCTTTCTTATGGTATTTACAGGCAAGGAGATCCCTATATTAGTCCACAAACCAACGAAATTTTAGGTTACGAAGCGCTGTTTATAGGCGACGCCACACTGGTTGCATCTGGAGATCCTGCAACCTTAATAGCCAACAAATCTAATTCCCAAATTCGTCAGGGTGACCGTTTAATGCCCAGTGAGGAAAACAGTGTTGCATTGAATTATTTTCCTAAAGCACCAGAAAGCCAAATCTCTGCCTATATTATTCGGGTAATGGGCGGCATAACACAGATAGGACAACACGACATTGTAGTGATCGACAAAGGTATAGCAGACGGTTTGCAAGCAGGTCATACCCTAAATATTTTTCGGGCGGGTAGAGTTATCAATGACACGCTACACTCAATAGAAGAACCGGAAGCAGTAAAGTTACCTGACGAATACTCAGGAGTAATTATGATTTTCAGACCTTTCGAACGGGTGAGTTATGCGCTGGTGATGGACGCATTAGGGCCCATTCACATACTGGACAGAGTACAAACTCCTTAA
- a CDS encoding sigma-54 dependent transcriptional regulator codes for MAVPEILLIDDNKQRLHLLETVLKFMECTVIVASGNDYQLVLSSNDLDAIFIGCSDSTQTNVIKELTLHSNGTPVFLVIDKDQPQSQSNQAMLAGVLEWPTVYPKLLALLNSIPQASETNKKPQTNKGLAGQSKAIQKIRDLINQVAKSDATVLILGESGTGKEVVAQALHRSSTRRDKPFVPVNCGAIPGELLESELFGHEKGAFTGAFNSRQGRFEMAEGGTLFLDEIGDMPMPMQVKLLRVLQERTFERVGSNKTVHCNVRVIAATHRQLEQEIIEKRFREDLYYRLNVFPIEIPPLRDRIEDIPFLINDLLAKMTVSQRGNIRLTQKAIALLMQHQWPGNVRELSNLIERIAITHPDGTVDANDLPEKFQAYTIPDNLPTISVTPQWEETNSPSIPLFKPGVTTGNTVQLPEQGIDLKEYLTDLENELIRQALDECNGVVAHAAKLLNMRRTTLVEKLRKVDV; via the coding sequence ATGGCTGTACCGGAAATTTTGCTGATTGATGACAATAAACAACGCTTGCATCTACTAGAAACAGTACTTAAATTCATGGAATGTACGGTTATAGTGGCGAGTGGTAATGATTATCAGTTGGTATTGTCAAGTAATGACCTTGATGCTATTTTTATTGGCTGTAGCGATAGCACGCAAACAAACGTTATTAAAGAGCTGACCTTACATAGTAACGGCACACCAGTATTTTTGGTCATTGACAAGGATCAGCCACAATCCCAATCCAATCAGGCAATGCTGGCTGGAGTTTTAGAGTGGCCAACGGTTTATCCAAAGTTATTGGCACTTTTAAATAGCATTCCTCAAGCTTCGGAAACCAATAAAAAACCACAAACCAATAAAGGCTTAGCGGGTCAAAGTAAAGCCATCCAAAAAATCAGAGATCTTATCAATCAAGTAGCCAAATCCGATGCAACCGTTTTAATACTGGGTGAATCGGGTACAGGAAAAGAAGTTGTGGCACAAGCACTGCATCGCTCATCCACGCGTAGAGACAAACCGTTTGTTCCCGTTAATTGCGGCGCAATTCCAGGGGAATTATTGGAAAGTGAGTTATTTGGACATGAAAAAGGGGCATTCACTGGCGCATTCAACTCCAGACAGGGCCGCTTTGAAATGGCGGAAGGCGGCACGCTTTTCCTTGACGAAATTGGCGACATGCCTATGCCTATGCAGGTTAAACTGCTCCGCGTTTTACAAGAACGCACCTTCGAAAGAGTCGGTAGCAATAAAACCGTTCACTGTAATGTACGCGTAATTGCCGCCACACATCGCCAGCTTGAACAAGAAATTATTGAAAAACGTTTTCGTGAGGATTTATATTACCGCTTGAATGTATTTCCCATAGAAATCCCCCCCTTGCGTGATAGAATTGAAGATATTCCTTTTCTTATTAATGACTTGCTAGCCAAAATGACAGTGAGCCAACGCGGAAATATCCGCCTGACTCAAAAAGCGATTGCTTTATTAATGCAACACCAATGGCCAGGCAATGTCCGCGAGTTATCTAATTTAATCGAACGTATAGCCATTACTCACCCTGATGGTACTGTTGATGCCAATGATCTGCCTGAAAAATTCCAAGCTTATACAATACCCGATAACTTGCCAACAATTAGTGTTACCCCCCAATGGGAGGAAACAAATTCTCCTTCTATTCCCTTATTTAAGCCCGGTGTAACTACAGGCAACACAGTACAACTTCCCGAACAAGGGATTGATTTGAAAGAGTATCTGACTGATCTTGAAAATGAACTTATCCGCCAGGCATTGGATGAATGCAACGGTGTGGTAGCTCACGCAGCCAAGCTATTGAATATGCGCCGCACCACACTGGTCGAAAAACTTCGTAAAGTGGACGTATAA
- a CDS encoding sigma 54-interacting transcriptional regulator gives MAGYSPFFIRWLSQIGPDQVIAVLADLIDIGAVFVIDAEHKVLFWNNSAESIFGLNADAVLGKLCTDVLHCDGEIDPCDLKQHGVIKAQPISLKQTNGTRIKCYRTARAFFNTDGQFAGAVEIIQPESKATLAVPTQPANDSFHGILSNDPAMLEVIKVISNVAETEATVLIRGESGTGKELVAHALHQESSRRNQPFLAINCAALSPSLLESELFGHVKGAFTGAVRHHAGLFQRADRGTLFLDEVAELPLELQAKLLRVLQEQTFIPVGGNVSITVDVRIIAATHRSLREEVKSGRFREDLMYRLRVVPVFLPPLRDRRMDVSLLLWHNINQHNIRGRRHINTIAPDVMRCLLDYHWPGNVRELINVVEYAFAVGRGNQLCMEDLPPEFRETNSPIKSPHNLVNYLNEEESIREALRIAGGNLETAASIVGMSRATFWRKRKKYHLN, from the coding sequence ATGGCTGGATACTCACCTTTTTTTATACGCTGGCTTAGCCAAATTGGCCCCGACCAAGTAATTGCTGTACTGGCCGACCTTATTGATATAGGTGCTGTGTTTGTGATCGACGCGGAACATAAAGTTTTATTTTGGAATAATAGCGCAGAAAGCATATTTGGCCTGAATGCCGATGCAGTGCTTGGCAAACTGTGTACCGATGTTTTGCATTGCGATGGCGAAATTGATCCTTGCGACCTTAAACAACACGGCGTGATTAAAGCGCAACCTATCTCTTTAAAACAAACTAATGGCACTCGAATCAAATGTTATCGTACAGCACGCGCGTTTTTTAATACCGATGGGCAATTTGCAGGTGCGGTGGAAATTATACAGCCGGAATCCAAAGCCACACTCGCAGTCCCTACACAACCCGCTAACGATAGTTTCCATGGTATTTTGTCAAATGACCCAGCCATGCTGGAAGTCATTAAAGTTATTAGTAATGTGGCTGAAACTGAAGCCACCGTGTTAATTCGCGGTGAATCGGGTACCGGGAAAGAATTAGTCGCTCATGCCTTGCATCAAGAAAGTTCTCGCCGTAACCAACCGTTTCTGGCTATTAATTGCGCAGCTCTCAGCCCCAGCTTATTGGAAAGTGAATTATTTGGGCATGTGAAAGGCGCCTTTACCGGTGCTGTTCGTCATCACGCGGGCTTGTTTCAACGCGCGGATAGGGGTACCTTATTTTTGGACGAAGTTGCAGAATTGCCACTGGAACTGCAAGCTAAATTGCTTAGAGTATTGCAAGAGCAAACTTTTATTCCGGTAGGCGGTAATGTGTCGATCACAGTTGACGTACGAATTATCGCCGCCACTCACCGTTCGCTTCGAGAAGAAGTTAAATCAGGCCGATTTAGAGAAGACTTGATGTACCGTTTGCGGGTGGTGCCGGTTTTTCTTCCGCCATTACGTGATCGTCGTATGGATGTTAGTTTATTGCTTTGGCATAACATCAATCAACATAATATACGTGGTCGCAGACATATCAATACCATTGCTCCAGACGTCATGCGTTGTTTACTTGATTACCACTGGCCGGGTAATGTCCGTGAATTAATCAATGTTGTCGAATATGCTTTTGCCGTTGGCCGCGGGAACCAATTATGCATGGAAGATTTACCACCCGAATTTAGGGAAACTAACTCACCAATAAAGTCACCACACAATCTAGTCAACTATCTAAATGAAGAAGAGTCGATCCGTGAAGCATTAAGAATTGCTGGCGGCAATCTGGAAACTGCCGCTAGTATTGTCGGCATGAGTAGAGCCACTTTCTGGCGTAAACGTAAAAAATACCATTTGAACTAA
- a CDS encoding MBL fold metallo-hydrolase, with the protein MIFRQLFDLETSTYTYLLGCERTRRACLIDSVASELATYVDLLNKLNLNLIFTFETHVHADHITAAGLLRQTLGSKSVVHRDAGAKCADLLVTDQVLLQVGDLDIEVRHTPGHTNGCVSYVLSDRVFTGDSLLIGGCGRTDFQQGDAGQLYDSITRQLFTLPADTLVYPGHDYNGNTVSTIKQEITKNPRIGNARKREDFIAIMQELKIAYPRFIDQALPANQCCGLAADSL; encoded by the coding sequence ATGATTTTTAGACAGCTTTTTGATCTTGAAACCTCAACCTATACTTATCTTTTAGGTTGTGAACGTACACGACGAGCCTGTTTAATCGATTCAGTAGCCTCTGAGTTAGCTACCTATGTCGATTTATTAAACAAGCTTAATCTAAACCTGATTTTTACTTTTGAAACACATGTACATGCTGACCATATCACCGCTGCGGGTTTATTACGCCAAACTTTAGGCAGTAAAAGTGTGGTGCATCGTGATGCTGGGGCTAAGTGTGCTGATTTATTGGTGACGGATCAAGTATTGCTACAAGTTGGTGATCTCGATATTGAAGTGCGACATACCCCAGGACATACCAATGGTTGTGTTAGCTATGTGTTGTCTGATCGGGTATTTACCGGCGATAGTTTGTTGATAGGCGGTTGTGGGCGAACTGATTTTCAACAAGGTGATGCTGGTCAACTATACGATAGCATTACTCGCCAGCTGTTTACTCTGCCTGCCGATACGCTGGTTTATCCTGGTCACGATTATAACGGTAATACTGTTTCAACCATTAAACAGGAAATAACGAAGAATCCACGCATTGGTAATGCGCGTAAGCGCGAGGATTTCATTGCCATTATGCAAGAGCTGAAAATAGCGTATCCCAGGTTCATTGATCAGGCGCTGCCAGCAAATCAGTGTTGCGGACTGGCAGCTGATTCATTATAG
- a CDS encoding sulfite exporter TauE/SafE family protein, producing the protein MSLSILIGLMLGLLGGGGSILTVPMLVYLLHVEPKQAILTSFVVVGISSLIALLSHARRGTVCWKSGGVFGIAGMAGAFGGGHLAGHFSAQLLMTLFGLVVAITGIFMLKGEKIASKTNVDSQKPLPICPLNLPFLRVLFDGFFVGGLTGMVGVGGGFLIMPALTLLIGLPIQGAVGTSLLVIVMNAMAGLIGYSQHVSLDLNLTLIVASGAIMGSTGGAWLSGYVNPVWLRRLFGVLVLLVAAYTLFQSLSLSILESLCVLITDVQSLEWAMLAVLLFGVLVRIAYSIHRTAPLGLPSYSDAAKED; encoded by the coding sequence ATGAGTTTGTCAATTTTAATTGGCTTGATGTTGGGACTTCTCGGTGGCGGCGGATCAATTTTGACGGTGCCTATGCTGGTCTACCTGTTACATGTCGAACCTAAGCAGGCTATTCTCACTTCGTTTGTGGTCGTTGGTATTTCCAGTTTGATAGCTTTGTTATCGCATGCCCGGCGTGGCACTGTATGCTGGAAAAGCGGTGGAGTGTTTGGCATTGCCGGTATGGCAGGGGCATTTGGTGGCGGTCATTTGGCCGGACATTTTTCGGCGCAGTTACTGATGACGTTGTTTGGTCTGGTGGTGGCAATAACGGGTATTTTTATGCTGAAAGGTGAAAAAATAGCCAGCAAAACCAATGTTGACAGTCAAAAACCTTTACCAATTTGTCCGTTAAATCTTCCCTTTTTACGGGTATTGTTCGATGGATTTTTTGTTGGCGGTCTGACCGGCATGGTGGGCGTGGGTGGTGGGTTTTTAATCATGCCGGCTTTAACGCTATTAATTGGCTTGCCTATTCAGGGAGCTGTAGGCACTTCTTTACTGGTTATTGTCATGAATGCCATGGCAGGTTTGATTGGCTATAGTCAGCATGTCAGTTTGGATTTAAATCTGACTTTGATTGTAGCAAGCGGTGCAATCATGGGCAGTACAGGAGGTGCCTGGTTATCAGGCTATGTAAATCCGGTCTGGTTGCGACGCCTATTTGGCGTGTTAGTATTGTTGGTGGCCGCTTATACCTTATTTCAATCCTTAAGCTTGTCAATATTGGAGTCGTTGTGTGTGTTGATAACTGATGTGCAAAGTCTGGAATGGGCTATGTTGGCAGTGTTGTTATTTGGGGTGCTGGTACGCATTGCTTATAGCATACACAGAACCGCACCGTTGGGTTTGCCGTCGTACTCTGATGCAGCGAAAGAGGACTAA
- a CDS encoding phosphate-starvation-inducible PsiE family protein, producing MQLEQFNQNRQIIRNWIDELGSLLIEAFHYLALFVIGASIVWSAVVAYGGMMQQGHATIGDILLLFIYLEFGAMVGIYFKTSVMPVTCLIYIAITALSRLLIGDIQAHHQVDTGILLVATAILLLAIATRVICKPATANN from the coding sequence ATGCAATTAGAACAATTTAACCAAAATCGGCAAATTATCCGCAATTGGATTGATGAATTAGGTAGTTTATTAATTGAGGCCTTTCATTATCTGGCTTTGTTTGTGATTGGTGCCAGTATCGTCTGGTCGGCAGTGGTGGCTTACGGTGGGATGATGCAACAGGGACACGCCACCATCGGTGATATTTTGCTGTTGTTTATTTATCTGGAGTTTGGGGCGATGGTGGGTATTTATTTTAAAACCAGTGTCATGCCTGTAACTTGTTTGATTTATATAGCTATTACAGCATTATCAAGATTACTGATAGGCGATATTCAGGCACACCATCAGGTAGATACCGGTATTTTATTGGTGGCTACTGCAATTTTATTGCTAGCGATAGCCACGCGCGTAATCTGTAAACCAGCTACAGCTAATAATTGA
- a CDS encoding cytochrome ubiquinol oxidase subunit I, which produces MIGEDIVMLSRLQFGLTALYHFLFVPLTLGMTFILGIMESVYVMTGKEVYKDMTKFWGKLFGINFAMGVTTGLTLEFQFGTNWAYYSHYVGDIFGPLLASEGWMAFFLESTFVGLFFFGWDKLTRVQHLVVTWLLAVGTSLSALWILIANGWMQYPVGAEFNYETLRMEMTSFADVFFNPVAQVKFVHTVAAGYVTGSMFVLGISSWYLLKKRDIGFARRSFSIASAFGLASVLSVIVLGDESGYTSGETQKMKLAAIESEWETHPAPAGFTLFGLPDQVNEKTDYAIKVPYVLGLIATRSIDEDVKGLKELREESVIRIKSGMIAYAELQKLRSDDHSAATKQNFDAHKADLGYGLLLKKYTEKVVDADTATIQKAANDTIPKVAPLFWTFRVMVVCGFTMLFIFAMSFYYCATRVADQKRWLMRMAVWCIPLPWIAAETGWFVAEAGRQPWTISGILPTHISVSSVSSEQLWFSIGGFALFYTVLLIIELYLMFKYVRLGPSSLHTGRYCFEQ; this is translated from the coding sequence ATGATCGGTGAAGATATTGTTATGTTGTCCCGGTTGCAATTTGGCCTGACAGCGCTCTACCACTTTCTATTTGTGCCGCTGACTTTAGGCATGACCTTTATTCTTGGCATTATGGAGTCGGTGTATGTGATGACCGGAAAAGAGGTCTACAAAGATATGACTAAATTCTGGGGCAAATTATTTGGTATTAACTTTGCCATGGGCGTAACTACCGGTTTGACCCTGGAGTTTCAGTTTGGCACAAATTGGGCCTATTACTCGCATTATGTCGGGGATATATTTGGCCCATTGTTAGCCAGTGAAGGCTGGATGGCATTTTTCCTGGAATCGACCTTTGTAGGTCTGTTTTTCTTCGGCTGGGACAAATTGACCCGTGTTCAACATTTGGTGGTGACGTGGTTGCTGGCGGTAGGTACCAGTCTTTCAGCGTTATGGATTCTGATTGCCAATGGCTGGATGCAGTATCCAGTGGGGGCAGAATTTAACTACGAAACGCTGCGTATGGAAATGACCAGTTTTGCCGATGTGTTTTTCAACCCGGTAGCTCAGGTTAAATTTGTGCATACCGTTGCAGCTGGATACGTTACCGGCTCCATGTTTGTGCTCGGTATTAGTTCCTGGTATTTGTTAAAGAAGCGTGATATTGGTTTTGCCCGGCGTTCATTTTCAATTGCTTCAGCCTTTGGATTGGCTTCAGTGTTATCGGTTATCGTGCTGGGGGATGAGAGTGGCTACACTTCGGGTGAAACCCAAAAAATGAAACTGGCCGCAATTGAATCTGAGTGGGAAACTCACCCTGCACCCGCAGGCTTTACGCTATTTGGCTTGCCGGATCAGGTGAACGAAAAAACCGATTACGCTATTAAAGTACCTTATGTGCTGGGTCTGATTGCAACGCGTTCCATCGACGAAGATGTTAAGGGGTTAAAGGAATTGCGCGAGGAAAGCGTCATTCGAATTAAAAGTGGCATGATTGCCTACGCAGAACTGCAAAAATTGCGCAGTGATGATCATAGTGCTGCCACCAAACAAAATTTTGATGCTCATAAAGCCGATTTGGGTTATGGACTACTGCTGAAAAAATATACTGAAAAGGTAGTCGATGCAGACACTGCGACTATACAAAAAGCCGCTAATGACACTATTCCTAAAGTGGCACCACTATTTTGGACTTTTCGGGTAATGGTTGTTTGCGGTTTTACCATGCTGTTTATTTTTGCAATGTCATTTTACTACTGCGCCACACGCGTAGCCGACCAAAAACGCTGGTTAATGCGCATGGCTGTGTGGTGTATCCCGCTACCGTGGATTGCAGCAGAAACCGGCTGGTTTGTGGCTGAAGCGGGTCGCCAACCCTGGACTATATCAGGCATATTACCCACGCATATCAGTGTGTCTAGCGTCAGTAGCGAACAGCTTTGGTTCAGTATTGGAGGTTTTGCTCTGTTCTATACAGTATTGCTGATAATTGAATTGTATCTGATGTTCAAATATGTACGTCTTGGTCCTAGCAGTTTGCATACCGGTCGCTATTGCTTTGAACAATAG